From Coturnix japonica isolate 7356 chromosome 1, Coturnix japonica 2.1, whole genome shotgun sequence, the proteins below share one genomic window:
- the LOC107308396 gene encoding protein rtoA-like, with the protein MTQQCLHSVPCPEAPHWPQSPEPGANGCCCCSFQQCFVCGEKGATICCAETGCERSFHLPCATDGKCVTQFFGNHRSFCCEHRPQQIVEAAPEPDANCVVCLEPVGDQKSYHTMVCPVCTKSWFHRSCIQRQAMNTGILRFRCPVCGDRVQFRSEMHRLGIQIPASVPTCANKVSCAVQQITHSLANLSTASQEAEGSSYSSPAADNHTSASTSQAVLQSSHSPQLPKCNILSSQLRGGQWKRRMATCKQHQGHQGSSHTPAPGAESSTHRSISQREVGHSSNSAVAERRWQSRQQDTGRTRSRSPLEDRASKIPRLLRRPPGNRSIPLNAGAGSSRHAPASGAESSRRTSGSQWASSNSPRAGNTRCHRQQGTSQRQSHSRLQGLASNSSIQSRVLCGSRLSPAPGAQSSTQSSATQVTSRASRDSRLPVPRRLLQRGQPQERSRSPLDRRASNFQNEAGGSHSGSPRQRRPTQARRQNRNQP; encoded by the exons ATGacccagcagtgcctgcatTCTGTGCCCTGCCCAGAGGCACCGCATTGGCCTCAGAGCCCTGAGCCTGGTGCTAATGGGTGCTGCTGTTGCTCATTCCAGCAATGCTTTGTTTGTGGAGAGAAGGGGGCCACCATCTGCTGTGCAGAGACAGGCTGTGAACGCAGCTTTCATCTGCCCTGTGCCACAGATGGGAAATGCGTCACACAGTTCTTCGGTAACCACAG gtccttctgctGTGAGCACCGGCCTCAGCAGATAGTAGAGGCAGCTCCAGAGCCAGACGCAAACTGCGTGGTCTGCCTGGAGCCCGTGGGGGACCAAAAGTCCTACCACACCATGGTGTGCCCGGTGTGCACAAAGTCCTGGTTCCACCGGAGCTGCATCCAG AGACAGGCAATGAACACTGGCATTCTTCGTTTCCGATGCCCTGTTTGTGGAGACAGGGTGCAGTTCCGCTCGGAAATGCACCGCCTCGGGATCCAAATCCCAGCCAG TGTACCAACATGTGCAAACAAGGTGAGCTGTGCCGTGCAACAGATAACGCACAGTCTTGCTAATCTGAGTACTGCCAGCCAGGAGGCGGAGGGGTCATCTTATAGCTCCCCAGCAGCTGACAATCACACATCTGCATCCACCAGCCAGGCAGTACTGCAGTCATCTCACAGTCCGCAGCTGCCTAAGTGCAACATCTTGTCCAGCCAGCTCAGGGGAGGACAGTGGAAAAGACGCATGGCTACATGCAAGCAGCACCAAGGACACCAAGGGAGCAGCCATACTCCTGCTCCaggtgcagagagcagcaccCACAGATCCATCAGCCAGCGGGAAGTGGGGCACTCCAGCAACTCTGCAGTGGCTGAGCGCAGATGGCAGTCCAGGCAGCAGGACACAGGCCGGACAAGAAGCCGCTCTCCACTAGAGGATCGTGCTTCCAAAATCCCAAGACTGCTCAGAAGACCTCCTGGCAACAGGTCTATTCCTCTAAACGcaggtgctgggagcagcaggcatGCTCCAGCCTCAGGTGCTGAGAGTAGCAGGCGCACATCTGGCAGCCAGTGGGCATCCAGCAATTCCCCAAGGGCTGGAAACACGAGATGCCACAGACAACAGGGCACAAGCCAGAGACAAAGCCATTCCCGCCTACAAGGTCTGGCGTCAAATTCATCGATCCAGTCCCGAGTACTGTGCGGCAGCAGACTTAGTCCAGCcccaggtgctcagagcagcacccagagctctgCCACACAGGTGACATCGAGGGCCTCCAGGGATTCCCGTCTGCCTGTACCCAGAAGACTCCTGCAGCGAGGGCAGCCCCAGGAACGAAGCCGTTCCCCTCTGGATCGTCGGGCTTCCAATTTCCAAAATGAGGCTGGAGGAAGCCACAGCGGCAGCCCCAGACAGCGGCGGCCAACTCAGGCACGACGCCAAAACCGGAACCAGCCCTGa